The following is a genomic window from Microbulbifer sp. MKSA007.
AGAATCGGTTACACGTATCCTGAACATGCCCCTAACCACGCGAAAAGAGCTTCTGAGAACCAACGATTTTCCTGCCTTGAAATCGCACGTAATCTGGGTTTGAGCTTATGATTGCAGGTTCTAACACTTAAGAGGCTAGGCTAAAGATACAGGCCATTGTTCTCTAATTGTTCTTCGTAACGTCCAAATATGCACGCTCGGTCCAGTTGGGCCTATAAGAGCCCCAACCAGATATTTTCTCGCTTTCATCAAAGACTGTGCCTGAGGGATTAAGGGATGCCTGGAGCTTTCTAAGGCTCCACTCTAGCTCTGAAAGCCTCTTGTTCTGGAGTTCACGTCCCAATTTCCCTTGATGTATCAATAGCTGGCCATTATTGGCCGAAATCTGACCAAAGTGGCTTAATTGACGCGGCAGAATATTTCTCGTAGTTCTGCATCTTCACTCCTCTTAAGAGCACCGTTAAATTACTTTACCAAGCCTTTTCATAGGGGTGAAAGGGGGGATTTGTGAATTCTTCTTTAACCTGGCATGCAAGTTGCAATTGTGTTTGCGCGCAGCTGCGGATCGGGGTCAGGAGCTGCAGCCCATTGTTGTTAAATGAGGTTCATTTATATGCTTTGCTGCGTCCGTCCGCACACGGAGGACGCTCACCAAGATATACCCATAATGCCGCTTTTACTACTGTTAAGCTTTTAGGATTTGCTCTTGCAGCAACCGACTTCGGGTTTCGATAATTTTATGAACTCGGGATAAGATCGGGTGTGTAATCCCATTTTCTGACAGTTCGCTCATCAATTCTGTTGCGGCAGGATTGATCTTTTGTGTGAGCTTGCTCAGTTCTGAGCTCAGTAGTTTTTGTGCAGCTCTGGTTTCCGGGACCAAGGCCTGCCAGTTCTTTAGCTGAAGTGTATCAGCTTTATCCCGGCCTCCAATTTTCATTGCCATTTTCTTGGCCAGACGCGGATAAGCCGTTGTACAGATCACATCATAAAGTGGTGCAAGATCAGGCGTCGACGTACTATACAAAAGTGCATAGTTTTTCGCGTGAGCATCTGCATTTCCCACCAGGTAGTGGTAGATCAGCAAGCGTTGGAATGTGAGCCGACCAGCTGCAGGCCGACGCGTATGCGCCTGGATGAGTGCCTGAGCTTTTGCAGTACCCGGACCGCCTTCTTGCTCGTACTTCAGCTCAGGAGCAATGCTCAGTGCCTGGCAAAAATCTTCCTGGTGAAGCTTTTGGATAGTGCCATCTGATTGATACTTGCGATCGTAACGTTCGACCAAAATGTAAGGTGTATCGCCGGCAAGCCCTCGGGTGACTTTGGGTGCGTCAAAACCTAGACGGCGTGCCAAGGTCATACAGAACAATTCGTTCTCAACCGTGCCGTCCAGGCCTTCAATGAATGGCTTGAGAATATGGGTCGTTGGGCGACCATCTCGGGGCAAAATGATTTGGCCATCCTGCACAGCAACAGCCAGTTTATCTTGTGCTCCAGCCAAAGACAGACGGATCCCCTGCTCTCCTCCCAACAACGGTCGATCTCGTAAAATATGCAGCACGTCAGTGAGCTGCTCAGAGCTGAGGGTCTCGGCCTCTTCAATCAAAAACTCTGGAAGTGACTGGCCCTGTGGGATGAGTGAAAGTGCTCCAGCGCACTCTCCGCCAATAATCTCCAAAAGGCCGAAAGCGTTTTGCTCTGATACGCCCAGAGCAGCTGCCAGTCGCCTGCGTGCGCGCTCATCCGGTAAAAGACCAGAAAAAATGGGCGAGCGACAAAATCATCGTAAGGCTGTTCGCGCAGCGGCATACTAACGGAGATAACTGGCCCTGAGATCTGTAGATAGTCGGGATCATATGTAAACCGAAGTGTGCCCTCCGGACTTTGCTCCAACGTTCCTGCGAGAGTTTCGTGGAGATAGACATCCAGAGTTCGGCTCATATACCCTCTCCCCTCCCAGTGATTTGAACGCTCAAGCCAAGTGTCTCGAGAACCGCAAAAACCAATCCGATCCGGCTGGTTTCCTTGCCGTGTTCCAATTCGCGCAGAAAACGCGGGCCTACGCCAGACAAAGCAGCAAGCTGCTCTTGTGTCAGATTTTGCTGTTTGCGTGCTTCGCGGATCAGCTTACCTATCGAGTTCGTATCGGATACATCGGCCATTTTCGTCCCTTTCGGGATGATATTATCACAGCGGAGCATTATTGGGAAGAAAAGATCCCGATCGGGACGTAATTAAGAATAACACCCCGAGATCTGCCTTAAAGATCCCGATCAGGATGTTTTGACTACCTTTAGTATCGGATAATGCTAGTATTTAGGCCGATTTAGGGCAGGCCGACCCAAGCTGCGAAATCTCGCCCTTTACGAAAGCTCTCACGCGGTGGTGCAAGGGTTACCACAGCCATTGCACACATCGGTCCAATACCTGGGATGGTCATCAATCGCCCTGCTGTTGCATCTTGTTTTGCCGATGCTTCAATACGCGATATCAGATCATCAATCTGCCAATCTAGTAAATGCAGATGGTCAAAGAGCTTTATGCACATGTTGCGCATGGTCAATGGCAAGTCGGTTTCATGTTCATCCAACATCTGAGCTTCAAGCTTTCTTAAGTGAGTTGGTCCTTGAGGAGCCACAATCCCGTACTCAGCAAGGTACCCATGCAACGTGTTAATTGTCTGGGTGCGTTGAGATATGAATAATTCACGTGTTTTCAAAAGAATGGATTGAGTTTGTTGCTCAGCTGATTTCACAGTAATAAACCTCATCTCAAGTGGGGCTGTTCATCTCAAAACTGCCAGGAAACCTCTTGGCAGTTTTGGCATTGCGAGTGGGAGAGGGATAAAAGCCGATAGTTTTGTCGAACTTGTCTACGGTCCGGTAGAGATAGGCCCATTTTCCGTGAGCCTTTATGTAGTTTTCGTCGTACCTCCAATTGCAGGAGAATAGACGACGCCATCGCCATCGCCATCGCCAACGCAGTCGCTTTTCCATATCCAGTGCATACCTCTGGACCCATCTGTAATTGTAGGGACTTGAGATCAAAATGTGGCGGACTTGAGATTATCCCGATTTTCGGCTCAAATTAATTGAGACTCTAATTCCAGTTGGGCTCAGATTAACTGAGACTGAGCTCAAACTACGTGAGACAGGCTCACATTGCTGAGACTGAGTTCATCTCCCAGAGAATGAAGGCTTACAACGCAAGACCGGCTGCCCGCATCTTGTCAGCAAGTTCTCGTGTCCTCGAATTATCCAGCTGGCCATTGAGGAAGTTACGGATTTCGCCTTGCCGGGCGTGGAACTGATCGGCCAGCACTTTGACCGAATATCCCTGCCGCGTAAGCCGTGGCTCCAGGTCATTAAAATCGGGAGCCAGTGTCGAAGTTACTATGTCAAGGGTGATTGGCTTTTGACCAAGGCGGAACCCAGCTTCAAAGGCCCTGTCCAGATATTCAGCAAACTGGAGCGGTGTGTTTAAACGGTTGGCCAAGTGGTCTAGAGCCTCAGGTTCGATAAGCGTATCAATATCCGCATGCTCTTCAACGCACGCCTTGAGCAACCAATCCAGATATGCGCGCGCGTCCTCACCTAACCCTTCAAAAGGCAAGACATCAGTGCGGTGCCCAATTTCCTCCATGGTTGGGCGGCGCAAGTCGTTGCGCAGTTTAGGATGGCCAACCAGAACGACGGAGAGTGTTCCGCCGCCACGGGCGATAACTTCCATCAAGCGTTTCAGGCCAATCAATGTCTTCCCATGCAGGTCATGGGCTTCATCGATGAACAGAGCAACGGGTTTTCCAGATCGGGCAACCAGTTTTCGCAGCTCGCGCTCACGTTTCTCGCCTTGTGTTGGTATTTTGGGAGTTTTCTCTCGTGATAGATCATAAAAC
Proteins encoded in this region:
- a CDS encoding AAA family ATPase, with the translated sequence MLSAEIMDHYQLTQDWRHAGFFETQNHLQIGKAVRSSLGAGRLIAITGPIGIGKTVFLQRLQDEIAKERKVIVAESLSVDKARTTIPTLIAALFYDLSREKTPKIPTQGEKRERELRKLVARSGKPVALFIDEAHDLHGKTLIGLKRLMEVIARGGGTLSVVLVGHPKLRNDLRRPTMEEIGHRTDVLPFEGLGEDARAYLDWLLKACVEEHADIDTLIEPEALDHLANRLNTPLQFAEYLDRAFEAGFRLGQKPITLDIVTSTLAPDFNDLEPRLTRQGYSVKVLADQFHARQGEIRNFLNGQLDNSRTRELADKMRAAGLAL
- a CDS encoding type II toxin-antitoxin system Y4mF family antitoxin, with protein sequence MADVSDTNSIGKLIREARKQQNLTQEQLAALSGVGPRFLRELEHGKETSRIGLVFAVLETLGLSVQITGRGEGI
- a CDS encoding transposase, whose product is MKSAEQQTQSILLKTRELFISQRTQTINTLHGYLAEYGIVAPQGPTHLRKLEAQMLDEHETDLPLTMRNMCIKLFDHLHLLDWQIDDLISRIEASAKQDATAGRLMTIPGIGPMCAMAVVTLAPPRESFRKGRDFAAWVGLP